The Pelodiscus sinensis isolate JC-2024 chromosome 30, ASM4963464v1, whole genome shotgun sequence genome has a window encoding:
- the LOC102449391 gene encoding olfactory receptor 10A4-like codes for MTNSQRGPGENQTVSDVFILVGFSYLGELQILLFLVLLVIYLVILMGNLLIILLIKLNSSLHTPMYFFLVNLSVLEICFTTSVVPQLLVHLLVEEKTISLVACAAQMYVFTIMGLTECCLLAAMAYDRYMAICRPLHYATIMSGRACVLLAGASWVIGITMEVAKTMWIFSLPFCGSNRIPHFFCDVEPVTKKACTDTWKIEILGHFVSGLFIMSPFLLILLSYILIICTILRLPSAESRHKAFSTCSSHLMVVTLFYGTGLIIYLMPKSSSTLETDQMISLLNTIVSPLLSPIIYTLRNKEVKGAFRKTVEKSIFAQSW; via the coding sequence ATGACCAATTCTCAGAGAGGCCCTGGCGAGAACCAGACCGTCTCCGATGTCTTCATCCTGGTGGGGTTTTCCTACCTTGGTGAGCTGCAAATCCTTCTGTTTCTGGTGCTTCTGGTCATCTACCTGGTCATTCTGATGGGGAACCTGCTCATTATCCTGCTGATAAAGCTGAACTCCtctctccacacccccatgtatttcttcctggtgAACCTGTCTGTCTTGGAAATCTGCTTCACCACTAGTGTGGTCCCTCAGCTGCTGGTTCACCTCCTGGTGGAGGAAAAGACCATCTCCCTTGTGGCCTGTGCAGCCCAGATGTACGTCTTCACCATCATGGGCCTCACGGAATGCTGCCTTCTCGcagccatggcctacgaccgctacaTGGCCATATGCCGCCCCTTGCACTATGCAACCATCATGAGCGGCCGTGCGTGTGTGCTGCTCGCAGGTGCTTCATGGGTCATCGGCATCACGATGGAAGTAGCTAAGACCATGTGGATCTTCAGCCTGCCCTTCTGTGGCTCCAACCGCATCCCCCACTTCTTCTGTGACGTTGAACCGGTGACGAAGAAGGCTTGCACTGACACATGGAAGATTGAGATCCTAGGGCACTTTGTGTCAGGGCTGTTTATCATGAGCCCTTTCTTGTTGATACTCCTGTCCTACATCCTCATCATCTGCACCATCCTCAGGCTGCCATCGGCAGAGAGCAGGcataaagccttctccacctgctcctcccacctcatggtCGTGACCTTGTTCTATGGAACAGGCCTTATCATCTACCTGATGCCCAAGTCCAGCTCCACCCTGGAGACTGATCAGATGATTTCCCTCTTGAACACAATCGTGTCCCCTCTGTTGAGTCCCATCATATACACACTGAGGAACAAAGAGGTGAAGGGAGCCTTCAGAAAAACCGTTGAGAAGAGCATCTTTGCACAGAGCTGGTGA
- the LOC102449149 gene encoding olfactory receptor 10A4-like, whose translation MIYVDTNQTSRMMTNSESHSGKNQTISDVFILVGFSYLGELQILLFLVFLVTYLLALMGNLFIILLVKLNPSLHIPMYFFLVNLSALEICYTTSVVPQLLVHLLVEEKTISLTGCTAQIYICTITGLTIFCLLAAMAYDRYVAICRPLHYTTIMSGQVCVLLVGASWVIGISVAVAQTTWLLSQPLCGSNRILHYFCYIQPLQKKLCTDTWKNMIFGLSVLVLCVMGPFLLIVLSYICIISTILKLPSAEGRHKAFSICSSHLTVVIFLYGAAFLSYLRPKSSSTPESDQMISIIYTIVTPVFNPIIYSLRNKEVKGAFRNTIGKAISSCSQRY comes from the exons ATGATATATGTGGACACAaaccagacatcaagaatg ATGACCAATTCTGAGAGCCACTCTGGCAAGAACCAGACCATCTCCGATGTCTTCATCCTGGTGGGGTTTTCCTACCTTGGTGAGCTGCAAATCCTTCTGTTTCTGGTATTTCTGGTCACCTACCTACTCGCACTGATGGGGAACCTGTTCATTATCCTCCTGGTAAAGctcaacccctccctccatatccccatgtatttcttcctggtgAACCTGTCTGCCTTGGAAATCTGCTACACCACTAGTGTGGTCCCTCAGCTGCTGGTTCACCTGCTGGTGGAGGAAAAGACCATCTCCCTCACAGGCTGCACTGCTCAGATATATATCTGCACCATCACTGGCCTCACAATATTCTGTCTCCTAGCGGCCATGGCTTACGACCGGTATGTGGCCATATGTCGCCCCTTGCACTACACAACCATCATGAGTGGCCAGGTGTGTGTGCTGCTTGTGGGTGCTTCATGGGTCATCGGCATCTCAGTGGCAGTAGCTCAGACCACATGGCTCTTGAGCCAGCCCTTGTGTGGCTCCAACCGCATCCTCCATTATTTCTGCTATATCCAACCGTTGCAGAAGAAGCTTTGCACAGACACATGGAAGAACATGATCTTTGGCTTGTCCGTGCTGGTGCTGTGCGTTATGGGCCCTTTTCTACTGATAGTCCTGTCCTACATCTGCATTATCTCCACCATCCTCAAGCTGCCATCAGCAGAGGGGAGGCATAAAGCCTTCTCCATCTGCTCCTCCCACCTTACAGTGGTGATTTTTCTCTATGGAGCAGCCTTCTTGAGTTACCTGAGACCCAAGTCAAGCTCCACCCCCGAGAGTGATCAAATGATTTCCATCATATACACAATTGTGACACCTGTGTTCAACCCCATAATATACAGTCTGAGGAACAAAGAGGTGAAGGGAGCCTTTCGAAACACCATCGGGAAGGCCATCTCCTCATGCAGCCAGAGATATTAG
- the LOC142821270 gene encoding olfactory receptor 10S1-like yields the protein MEPGNQTPVTEFVLEGLPNTRQFPSLFFLLFVLLYLLTLLGNALTLLTVLSNARLHALPMYCFLGHLSVLDACLSSVTVPKLLAGLLGPGGRTISFGGCVAQLYAFHLLGSTECFLYTVMAYDRFLAICRPLHYGVLMSKRVCLGMAASTWLTGSVHAAIHTTLTFRLPYCGPRHVEYFFCDIPPVLKLACADTAANQLIILANIGAVAACCFLLTCVSYAYIVATILQIRTAEGRRRAFSTCSAHLTLVLLYNVPSVLIYLSPSSSRASDGALAIFYTAVTPLLNPFIYTLRNEEMKKALKRLACRQTRSQPA from the coding sequence ATGGAGCCGGGCAACCAAACACCGGTGACAGAATTCGTGCTGGAGGGGCTCCCCAACACCAGGCAGTTTCCGTCTCTCTTCTTCCTGCTCTTCGTCCTGCTCTACCTGCTCACCCTGCTGGGCAACGCGCTGACCCTGCTGACGGTGCTGAGCAATGCCCGGCTCCACGCCCTGCCCATGTACTGCTTCCTCGGCCACCTCTCCGTGCTGGACGCCTGCCTCTCCTCCGTCACTGTGCCCAAGCTCCTGGCGGGCCTGCTGGGGCCGGGCGGCAGGACCATCTCGTTCGGCGGCTGCGTGGCGCAGCTCTACGCCTTCCACCTCCTGGGCAGCACCGAGTGCTTCCTCTACACGGTGATGGCCTACGACCGCTTCCTGGCCATCTGCCGCCCCTTGCACTACGGCGTGCTGATGAGCAAGCGGGTCTGCCTGGGCATGGCCGCCAGCACCTGGCTCACTGGCTCCGTGCACGCCGCCATCCACACCACCCTGACCTTCCGCCTGCCCTACTGCGGCCCCCGCCACGTGGAATACTTCTTCTGCGACATCCCGCCTGTGCTCAAGCTGGCCTGCGCCGACACGGCCGCCAACCAGCTCATCATCCTGGCCAACATCGGGGCGGTGGCGGCCTGCTGCTTCCTGCTCACCTGCGTCTCCTACGCCTACATCGTGGCCACCATCCTGCAGATCCGCACGGCCGAGGGGCGGCGCcgggccttctccacctgcagcGCCCACCTCACTCTGGTGCTGCTGTACAATGTGCCCTCCGTCCTCATCtacctgagcccctcctccagccGGGCCTCCGACGGCGCCCTGGCCATATTCTACACAGCCGTCACCCCGCTGCTCAACCCCTTCATCTACACCCTGCGCAACGAGGAGATGAAAAAGGCCCTGAAGAGACTGGCTTGCAGGCAAACGCGTTCCCAGCCTGCGTAG